A region from the Acyrthosiphon pisum isolate AL4f chromosome A1, pea_aphid_22Mar2018_4r6ur, whole genome shotgun sequence genome encodes:
- the LOC103308768 gene encoding uncharacterized protein LOC103308768: MHVSPVRPLFFRSLICESNITGPSNVIDTLSRNPVDQDLINNQSNSLGIFIVTPRRLLTKYQSRIESFQHILREQQMNPALRKVVGLLSNQSLVLSAIAERYCPKKCIAAIQEVCYFRGLSGNDRRVVKSCDTCQRAKFSTVRTEGEMQHVLANAHLQFVRLFTIKRSSAVVVTNRMISDYIEVHGAPQTIVSDHGVQFVSNVWRARLTALGVGVTTTSVYHHQSNPAERVMR; encoded by the exons ATGCACGTCTCACCCGTTCGACCCTTGTTCTTCAGGAGTTTGATCTGCGAATCCAATATCACCGGACCTAGCAATGTAATCGACACTTTATCTCGCAACCCGGTAGATCAAGATCTAATCAACAATCAATCCAATTCACTTGGTATTTTCATAGTTACTCCTCGTAGGTTACTCACCAAGTACCAATCTCGTATAGAATCTTTTCAACATATACTCCGGGAACAGCAGATGAATCCAGCGCTTCGGAAGGTAGTTGGTTTGTTGTCCAATCAGTCTCTCGTGTTAAGTGCCATTGCTGAACGGTATT GTccgaaaaaatgtattgcagCAATTCAAGAGGTGTGTTATTTTCGTGGTCTAAGTGGAAATGACCGTAGGGTGGTTAAAAGTTGCGACACCTGTCAACGTGCAAAATTTAGTACCGTAAGAACAGAAGGTGAAATGCAACATGTACTAGCTAATGCACACCTCCA ATTTGTCCGGTTATTTACGATCAAACGGTCCAGTGCAGTTGTAGTGACAAACCGTATGATCTCCGACTATATCGAAGTCCACGGAGCTCCACAAACCATTGTATCGGATCACGGGGTCCAATTTGTTAGCAATGTGTGGCGAGCTCGTCTTACTGCGCTTGGTGTAGGTGTAACAACTACTAGTGTATATCATCATCAGAGCAATCCAGCTGAACGGGTTATGCGTTAG